A stretch of the Streptomyces sp. NBC_01428 genome encodes the following:
- a CDS encoding FAD-dependent oxidoreductase, with translation MTTTPHHPIAVIGAGLGGLMLARVLHVKGVEAAVYDLDASPTARPQGGMLDMHEESGQAALRAAGLYDAFRAIIHAGGEATRIIDKDGTLLREDSGEDGQRPEVSRGALRDVLLGSLPEGTVRWGAKATAVRTLAGGRHEVTLADGSTFTADLLIGADGAWSRVRPLLTDATPAYAGLSFVEMHLADADTRHPKGAGVVGGGLLFALADRKGFLGHRDPDGSLHVYAALRTPADWAVSGPVDFSDAEAAKRGVLEHFEGWDDSLRSLVAEADGALVARPIHALPVGVRWDRVPGVTLLGDAAHLMSPFAGEGANLAMLDGAELALALAAHPDDTEKALTAYEEALFPRSEQAAAESAANLEVCFGPGTPQSLLDLMDSYGPDAD, from the coding sequence ATGACGACCACCCCCCACCACCCCATCGCCGTGATCGGCGCCGGACTCGGCGGCCTCATGCTGGCCCGTGTCCTGCACGTCAAGGGCGTCGAGGCCGCCGTGTACGACCTCGACGCCTCGCCCACCGCCCGTCCCCAGGGCGGCATGCTCGACATGCACGAGGAGTCCGGACAGGCCGCGCTGCGTGCCGCGGGTCTCTACGACGCCTTCCGCGCGATCATCCACGCCGGCGGTGAGGCCACCCGGATCATCGACAAGGACGGCACGCTCCTGCGCGAGGACTCGGGAGAGGACGGGCAGCGCCCTGAGGTCTCCCGCGGCGCCCTGCGCGACGTCCTGCTCGGCTCGCTGCCCGAGGGCACCGTCCGCTGGGGCGCCAAGGCCACCGCCGTACGGACCCTCGCCGGAGGCCGTCACGAGGTGACGCTCGCCGACGGGAGCACCTTCACCGCCGACCTTCTGATCGGCGCCGACGGAGCGTGGTCCAGGGTGCGGCCGCTGCTCACCGACGCCACCCCGGCGTACGCGGGCCTGTCCTTCGTCGAGATGCACCTCGCGGACGCGGACACCCGGCACCCGAAGGGCGCGGGCGTGGTCGGAGGCGGTCTCCTGTTCGCGCTCGCGGACCGCAAGGGGTTCCTCGGCCACCGTGACCCGGACGGCTCGCTGCACGTCTACGCCGCTCTGCGGACCCCCGCGGACTGGGCGGTCTCCGGCCCCGTCGACTTCTCCGACGCGGAGGCGGCGAAGCGGGGCGTGCTGGAGCACTTCGAGGGCTGGGACGACAGCCTGCGCTCCCTGGTCGCCGAGGCGGACGGCGCGCTCGTCGCCCGGCCGATCCACGCGCTGCCGGTCGGCGTGCGCTGGGACCGTGTCCCCGGGGTCACGCTCCTCGGGGACGCCGCCCACCTGATGTCCCCGTTCGCCGGCGAGGGCGCCAACCTCGCGATGCTCGACGGCGCCGAACTCGCCTTGGCCCTCGCCGCCCACCCGGACGACACCGAGAAGGCCCTGACCGCCTACGAGGAGGCACTGTTCCCGCGTTCGGAGCAGGCGGCGGCCGAGTCGGCGGCGAACCTGGAGGTCTGCTTCGGCCCGGGCACCCCGCAGAGCCTGCTCGACCTCATGGACTCCTACGGTCCCGACGCCGACTGA
- a CDS encoding TetR/AcrR family transcriptional regulator, whose protein sequence is MTDHPASRPSRRERPAKPALTRDGIVRTAVALMRAEGLQRVTMRRLAQELDTGPASLYVYVRNTAELHAAVLDDLLGGVDLSPVRGDGDWRDRLVRVLTSYTDVLFEHPGLARSALVARPSGERYLDLVEALLALLDEGGVPGPRAAWGIDALLQFVTATAAEHAAGEKDAADSAGEWAALSAAVRGASGERHPHIAELGSDLLSGPGEARLHWGLQVLINGVLHTPRPDTPDVPGTPPPTDTP, encoded by the coding sequence GTGACAGACCATCCCGCCTCCCGCCCCAGCCGTCGTGAACGTCCCGCGAAGCCGGCCCTGACCAGGGACGGCATCGTCCGGACCGCCGTCGCGCTGATGCGCGCCGAGGGCCTTCAACGCGTGACCATGCGCCGCCTGGCGCAGGAACTCGACACCGGCCCGGCCTCGCTCTACGTCTACGTGCGCAACACCGCGGAACTGCACGCCGCCGTGCTCGACGACCTCCTCGGCGGGGTCGACCTGAGCCCGGTCCGCGGCGACGGCGACTGGCGCGACCGGCTCGTACGGGTCCTCACCTCCTACACCGACGTCCTGTTCGAACACCCGGGGCTCGCCCGGTCCGCCCTGGTGGCGCGCCCCTCCGGCGAGCGCTACCTCGACCTGGTCGAGGCGCTGCTCGCCCTGCTCGACGAGGGCGGGGTCCCCGGGCCCCGAGCGGCCTGGGGCATCGACGCGCTGCTCCAGTTCGTCACCGCCACCGCGGCGGAGCACGCGGCGGGGGAGAAGGACGCGGCCGACAGCGCGGGCGAGTGGGCGGCGCTCTCCGCGGCCGTGCGCGGGGCCTCCGGCGAACGGCATCCGCACATCGCCGAACTGGGAAGCGACCTGCTCTCCGGACCGGGCGAGGCCCGCCTCCACTGGGGTCTTCAGGTCCTGATCAACGGCGTCCTGCACACCCCCCGCCCGGACACGCCCGACGTGCCCGGCACCCCGCCCCCGACCGACACCCCGTGA
- a CDS encoding DUF2238 domain-containing protein: MPGSALAPSSRHPLSPRRDRRRPLPAVLVGVVVLGMAASAWRPHDLTTWLLETVWVLVGLPLVLLTWRRFPLTNLLCCLLAAHALVLAAGGHWTYAQVPLGDWVRDGLGLDRNPYDRFGHLMQGFVPAVLVREVLSRTSPLRGSRWLAPLTVCACLAFSALFELFEWAAAVIGGHAADDFLATQGDVWDTQWDMFCALIGAVVSVLVLSRLHDRQLGTLPAAERPSRAARA; the protein is encoded by the coding sequence ATGCCCGGATCAGCTCTCGCCCCGTCCTCCCGCCACCCGCTCTCCCCGCGGCGGGACCGGCGCCGGCCCCTGCCCGCCGTCCTCGTCGGCGTGGTGGTGCTGGGCATGGCGGCCTCCGCCTGGCGTCCGCACGACCTGACGACCTGGCTGCTGGAGACGGTGTGGGTGCTCGTCGGGCTGCCGCTGGTGCTGCTGACCTGGCGTCGCTTCCCGCTGACGAACCTGCTCTGCTGTCTGCTCGCCGCGCACGCGCTGGTGCTCGCGGCGGGCGGCCACTGGACCTACGCGCAGGTGCCGCTGGGCGACTGGGTGCGCGACGGCCTCGGCCTCGACCGCAATCCGTACGACCGGTTCGGGCATCTCATGCAGGGCTTCGTGCCGGCGGTCCTGGTACGGGAGGTGCTCAGCCGGACGTCACCCCTGCGGGGCAGCCGGTGGCTCGCGCCGCTGACGGTGTGCGCCTGTCTCGCCTTCAGCGCCCTCTTCGAGCTGTTCGAGTGGGCGGCGGCGGTGATCGGCGGACACGCGGCGGACGACTTCCTGGCGACCCAGGGCGACGTCTGGGACACCCAGTGGGACATGTTCTGCGCCCTGATCGGCGCGGTCGTCTCGGTGCTGGTGCTCAGCCGGCTGCACGACCGGCAGCTCGGCACGCTCCCGGCGGCGGAGCGGCCCTCAAGGGCCGCAAGGGCCTGA
- a CDS encoding aldo/keto reductase has translation MDEREFHRSGQHASVIGLGTWQLGADWGEVSEKDALTVLEAAAESGVTFFDTADVYGDGRSEETIATFLSARPDLHVEVATKMGRRVDQIPENYVLDNFRAWNDRSRRNLGVDRIDLVQLHCPPTPVYSSDAVYDALDTLVEEERIAAYGVSVETCAEALTAIARPNVASVQIILNAFRMKPLREVLPAAREAGVGIIARVPLASGLLSGKYTKDTVFAADDHRTYNRHGEAFDQGETFSGIDFATGVEAAAEFSALAPEGYTPAQLALRWIVQQPGVTTVIPGARSPEQARLNATAAKLPELSRATLDAVEELYERRIKEQVEGRW, from the coding sequence ATGGACGAGCGCGAATTCCACAGGTCGGGTCAGCATGCGTCGGTCATCGGTCTCGGCACCTGGCAGCTGGGTGCCGACTGGGGCGAGGTGAGCGAGAAGGACGCCCTCACCGTTCTGGAGGCGGCGGCTGAGTCGGGGGTGACGTTCTTCGACACCGCCGACGTGTACGGCGACGGGCGCAGCGAGGAGACCATCGCGACGTTCCTGAGCGCGAGGCCGGACCTGCACGTCGAGGTCGCCACCAAGATGGGCCGCCGCGTCGACCAGATCCCGGAGAACTACGTCCTCGACAACTTCCGTGCCTGGAACGACCGTTCGCGCCGCAACCTCGGCGTCGACCGGATCGACCTGGTGCAGCTGCACTGCCCGCCGACCCCCGTGTACTCCTCGGACGCGGTGTACGACGCGCTCGACACCCTGGTCGAGGAGGAGCGGATCGCGGCGTACGGCGTGAGTGTCGAGACGTGCGCCGAGGCGCTGACCGCGATCGCCCGCCCGAACGTGGCGAGCGTGCAGATCATCCTCAACGCCTTCCGCATGAAGCCGCTGCGGGAGGTGCTGCCGGCCGCCAGGGAGGCGGGCGTCGGGATCATCGCCCGGGTTCCGCTGGCCTCCGGCCTGCTGTCCGGCAAGTACACCAAGGACACCGTGTTCGCGGCCGACGACCACCGGACGTACAACCGCCACGGTGAGGCCTTCGACCAGGGCGAGACCTTCTCCGGCATCGACTTCGCCACGGGCGTGGAGGCGGCGGCCGAGTTCTCCGCGCTCGCCCCCGAGGGGTACACGCCGGCCCAGCTGGCGCTGCGCTGGATCGTGCAGCAGCCGGGGGTGACCACGGTGATCCCCGGGGCGCGCTCTCCGGAGCAGGCGCGTCTCAACGCGACGGCGGCGAAGCTCCCGGAGCTGTCGCGCGCGACGCTGGACGCCGTCGAGGAGCTGTACGAGCGGCGGATCAAGGAGCAGGTCGAGGGCCGCTGGTAG
- a CDS encoding DUF389 domain-containing protein, translating to MDMIHVRMVSPAELTDAVVALLAADPCVLNLVVQPGIARHPDGDALACDVLTGGANALLRGLRDLRLDERGSIVIEPVDMALSGRAAREVGTHRLGALSRAPVWEEVEARIRAQGTYAPSFYLYLVVAGLIGAVGIVTNSQILIVAAMVVGPEYGAIVSVALGIDRRSGPRIRQGLTALLAGFLMAIVATFLFALVIRGFGLESPAFGKGVRPVSSLIDTPDFFSIAVATLAGVVGVVSLTEARTSALLGVFISVTTIPAAADFSVSAAFGSWTEARGSIIQLLINVVVLIVVGALTLRSQRAIWRRVGRRDARAATA from the coding sequence ATGGACATGATCCACGTCCGGATGGTGAGCCCCGCCGAGCTGACCGACGCGGTGGTCGCGCTCCTCGCCGCCGACCCGTGCGTCCTCAACCTCGTGGTGCAGCCCGGCATCGCCCGGCACCCCGACGGCGACGCCCTCGCCTGCGACGTGCTGACCGGGGGCGCGAACGCTCTGCTGCGCGGGCTGCGGGACCTGCGCCTGGACGAGCGGGGCTCGATCGTCATCGAACCGGTCGACATGGCCCTGTCGGGGCGGGCCGCACGGGAGGTCGGGACCCACCGGCTCGGGGCGCTCTCCCGGGCACCGGTCTGGGAGGAGGTGGAGGCACGCATCCGGGCGCAGGGCACCTACGCGCCGAGTTTCTACCTCTACCTGGTGGTCGCCGGACTCATCGGCGCCGTCGGGATCGTCACCAACTCGCAGATCCTCATCGTCGCGGCGATGGTGGTCGGACCCGAGTACGGGGCCATCGTCAGTGTCGCGCTGGGCATCGACCGGCGCTCGGGCCCGAGGATCCGGCAAGGGCTGACCGCGTTGCTGGCCGGGTTCCTGATGGCCATCGTGGCGACCTTCCTCTTCGCGCTGGTGATCCGGGGATTCGGTCTGGAGTCCCCGGCGTTCGGCAAGGGGGTGCGGCCCGTCTCCAGCCTCATCGACACACCCGACTTCTTCTCGATCGCCGTCGCCACCCTGGCCGGCGTCGTGGGGGTCGTGTCGCTGACCGAGGCGCGGACGAGCGCACTCCTCGGTGTCTTCATCTCCGTGACCACCATCCCCGCGGCCGCCGACTTCAGCGTCTCCGCCGCCTTCGGCAGCTGGACCGAGGCACGCGGATCGATCATCCAACTCCTCATCAACGTGGTGGTGTTGATCGTGGTCGGCGCGCTCACCCTGCGGAGCCAGCGCGCCATCTGGCGCCGGGTCGGTCGGCGGGACGCACGCGCCGCCACCGCGTGA
- a CDS encoding cation:proton antiporter yields the protein MTDNQVLEGLGLIVVLAVGSQLLASRLRIPALIVLLPVGFAAGALTDVVHPDNLLGDAFSPMVSLAVAVILYEAGLGLDIRRLHGHMRRVVVRLIWLGALITWAGATVLAVPLLGMSKSAAVMLGVILIVSGPTVVGPLLNFVRPTERLQRILIWEGSLIDAVGGILGALVFHAVVANDGRGPAGKIGQFAASSAIGLVGGAVGAAVLWLLLRRLNLGEVLGTTVQLAAAVGVAAACDAIRDDTGLIAAVVMGMALANLPGMNLPARRPFLETLVSLIIGLLFISISATVTPSSLRHVVLPTLVLVAALVLVVRPLVAFVSTLGTDVPRGERAFIGWMAPRGIVAAATASTFSATLVAGHVGGAQKILPATFLVIVTTVTLYGLSAHPVARRLGVLRPARARPLLVGGDPWAVDLGLALRTAGLDVLMWAGQERQRDLIRAAGLPLAPGELLAAATGEGAELEGITGVLLLTEEDDFNALASAHLSGTVDGFVHRLGPPSSSHGVVAPYTPGDTLFGGELSRPELARRYEEGARIVCRPAGEGVPDGHALLFLVRPDGRLDPVTRTRTPEPGAGDTAVVLGPPVSGKAPAWT from the coding sequence GTGACGGACAATCAGGTGCTCGAAGGCCTGGGACTGATCGTCGTCCTGGCCGTCGGCTCCCAACTGCTGGCGAGCCGGCTCCGCATTCCGGCCCTGATCGTCCTGCTGCCGGTCGGCTTCGCCGCGGGCGCCCTCACCGACGTCGTCCACCCGGACAACCTGCTGGGCGACGCCTTCTCACCCATGGTGTCGCTCGCCGTCGCGGTGATCCTCTACGAGGCCGGGCTCGGCCTGGACATCCGCAGGCTGCACGGTCACATGCGGCGGGTGGTCGTCCGGCTGATCTGGCTCGGGGCACTGATCACCTGGGCCGGCGCCACCGTGCTCGCCGTGCCGCTGCTCGGGATGTCGAAGAGCGCTGCCGTCATGCTCGGCGTGATCCTGATCGTCTCCGGCCCCACCGTCGTCGGCCCGCTGCTCAACTTCGTGCGCCCGACGGAGCGGTTGCAGCGGATCCTGATCTGGGAGGGCTCCCTCATCGACGCCGTCGGGGGCATCCTCGGGGCGCTCGTCTTCCACGCGGTCGTCGCGAACGACGGCCGGGGCCCGGCCGGCAAGATCGGTCAGTTCGCGGCGAGTTCGGCCATCGGACTCGTCGGGGGAGCCGTCGGGGCCGCCGTGCTGTGGCTGCTCCTGCGCCGGCTGAACCTCGGCGAGGTGCTCGGCACCACCGTGCAGCTGGCCGCCGCGGTGGGAGTGGCCGCCGCCTGCGACGCGATCCGGGACGACACCGGTCTCATCGCCGCCGTGGTGATGGGCATGGCCCTGGCCAACCTGCCGGGCATGAACCTCCCCGCGCGCCGCCCGTTCCTGGAGACCCTGGTGTCCCTGATCATCGGGCTGCTGTTCATCTCCATCTCCGCGACGGTCACACCGTCCTCCCTGCGGCACGTCGTCCTGCCGACCCTCGTCCTCGTCGCCGCGCTCGTCCTGGTGGTCCGCCCGCTCGTCGCGTTCGTGTCCACGCTCGGCACCGACGTCCCGCGCGGCGAGCGGGCGTTCATCGGCTGGATGGCCCCGCGCGGCATCGTCGCCGCGGCCACCGCGTCGACCTTCTCCGCCACCCTGGTCGCCGGCCACGTCGGCGGAGCCCAGAAGATCCTGCCCGCCACGTTCCTGGTCATCGTCACCACGGTCACGCTCTACGGCCTGAGCGCCCACCCCGTCGCCCGGCGGCTCGGCGTGCTCCGGCCCGCGCGCGCCCGCCCGCTGCTCGTCGGCGGGGACCCCTGGGCCGTGGACCTCGGCCTCGCCCTGCGGACCGCAGGACTCGACGTGCTGATGTGGGCGGGACAGGAACGGCAACGCGACCTGATCCGCGCCGCCGGGCTGCCGCTCGCGCCGGGCGAACTGCTCGCCGCCGCCACCGGCGAGGGCGCCGAACTCGAAGGGATCACCGGCGTGCTGCTGCTCACCGAGGAGGACGACTTCAACGCACTGGCCTCGGCGCATCTGAGCGGCACGGTCGACGGGTTCGTGCACCGGCTCGGGCCCCCCAGTTCGAGTCACGGCGTCGTCGCGCCGTACACCCCCGGCGACACGCTCTTCGGAGGGGAGCTGAGCCGACCCGAACTGGCCCGCCGCTACGAGGAGGGTGCCCGGATCGTCTGCCGCCCGGCCGGTGAGGGCGTCCCGGACGGCCACGCGCTGCTGTTCCTCGTACGGCCCGACGGACGGCTCGACCCGGTCACCCGGACCCGCACTCCCGAACCGGGGGCGGGCGACACCGCTGTCGTGCTCGGGCCGCCCGTGTCCGGAAAGGCCCCCGCATGGACATGA
- a CDS encoding cytochrome d ubiquinol oxidase subunit II, protein MTATVAAWILLLATAAYACGGGVDYGAGFWDLTAGGTRRGRRPRDLIDHAMEPVWEVNNVWLIFVLVLMWTGFPVFFEAVFSAMWLPLALAAVGLVLRGAGFALRKPSRRLAQRRFFGAVFAVASLLTPFFLGAAVGGVASGRAAPGTPATAHVWAGTTSVVAGLLAVAATAFLGAVFLTADAHRFDAPDMVVYFRRRAWCSLAVVAVLALIGLAETRDHTSYVYDRLTHGLGLLLVVLAAVAAAATAWLVAGRAAGWARFTSVAAVALVIAGWGAAQRPYLVPTSLTVQQAAGAPASLHWLLIVTGVAVVLVGPALVVLYRLDTRGLLEAQTDADVQGGARPSGES, encoded by the coding sequence ATGACCGCAACGGTGGCCGCCTGGATCCTGCTCCTCGCGACAGCGGCCTACGCCTGCGGCGGCGGCGTCGACTACGGCGCCGGGTTCTGGGATCTGACCGCGGGCGGCACCCGGCGGGGGAGACGGCCGCGCGACCTGATCGACCACGCCATGGAGCCGGTCTGGGAGGTCAACAACGTCTGGCTGATCTTCGTCCTCGTCCTCATGTGGACCGGCTTCCCGGTCTTCTTCGAGGCGGTGTTCAGCGCGATGTGGCTGCCCCTCGCCCTCGCCGCCGTCGGCCTCGTGCTGCGCGGAGCGGGGTTCGCCCTGCGCAAGCCCAGCCGACGGCTCGCCCAACGCCGCTTCTTCGGGGCCGTGTTCGCCGTCGCCTCCCTGCTCACCCCGTTCTTCCTGGGCGCGGCGGTCGGCGGGGTCGCCTCCGGCCGGGCCGCCCCCGGAACCCCGGCCACCGCGCACGTCTGGGCCGGCACGACCTCCGTCGTCGCCGGACTCCTCGCCGTCGCGGCCACCGCGTTCCTCGGAGCCGTCTTCCTCACCGCGGACGCCCACCGCTTCGACGCCCCCGACATGGTCGTGTACTTCCGGCGCCGCGCCTGGTGCAGCCTCGCCGTCGTCGCCGTCCTCGCCCTGATCGGACTCGCCGAGACCCGCGACCACACGTCGTACGTGTACGACCGGCTCACCCACGGCCTCGGGCTGCTGCTGGTCGTCCTCGCCGCGGTCGCCGCGGCGGCCACCGCCTGGCTGGTCGCCGGAAGGGCCGCGGGCTGGGCCCGCTTCACCTCGGTGGCCGCCGTGGCCCTGGTGATCGCCGGCTGGGGAGCGGCCCAGCGGCCCTACCTGGTGCCGACGTCCCTCACGGTGCAGCAGGCCGCCGGAGCGCCGGCCTCGTTGCACTGGCTGCTGATCGTCACCGGCGTCGCGGTCGTCCTCGTGGGGCCCGCCCTCGTGGTGCTCTACCGCCTGGACACCCGCGGACTGCTGGAGGCCCAGACCGACGCGGACGTCCAGGGCGGCGCCCGGCCGTCCGGCGAGAGCTGA
- a CDS encoding cytochrome ubiquinol oxidase subunit I, with protein sequence MNKALTLLADAPAQMLPARELMAFTLATHIILVPLGVALPFITLVMHHRALRRKDPVALLLARRWSAVMAVQFAVGIVTGTVLSFEFGLLWPKMMGTWGDVFGLGFGVEAWAFFLEAVLIAVYLYGWRRLRPWPHFWLATPLPFAALLGAFGIIGANAWMNTPQGFRLDSQGRPTDVDIRSAVFTPMFGPQYWHFVVAMFLTAGYVVAGVYAVGWLRGRRDRYHRLGFCVPFTVAAILTPVQFFLGDNITRQVYQKQPVKFAAAELVWKTDTHVPEYLFGRLHPDGSVTGGIKVPQLDSILAGGSPGTKVNGLTSVPAADRPTPTQATIVHWTFDIMAGIGSVLILLALWYGWCWFRRRDLPRSVWFFRCAALAGVASVVTVECGWITTEVGRQPWIVYQHMRVSDAVTSTPATSLWIMFGIVVVVYVLMFGAFLGVVLRMSRRWRVAGTEPDGGDGHDPELDTPYGPRRETVEATGGAGPPESRSEPGDTR encoded by the coding sequence ATGAACAAGGCATTGACCCTCCTGGCCGACGCTCCCGCGCAGATGCTCCCCGCGCGCGAGCTGATGGCCTTCACCCTGGCCACCCACATCATCCTCGTGCCGCTCGGTGTGGCCCTGCCGTTCATCACGCTCGTGATGCACCACCGGGCGCTGCGCAGGAAGGACCCGGTCGCGCTCCTGCTCGCCCGGCGCTGGTCCGCCGTCATGGCCGTGCAGTTCGCCGTCGGCATCGTCACCGGCACCGTGCTGTCGTTCGAGTTCGGGCTGCTGTGGCCGAAGATGATGGGCACCTGGGGTGACGTCTTCGGCCTCGGATTCGGGGTGGAGGCCTGGGCGTTCTTCCTGGAGGCCGTCCTCATCGCCGTCTACCTCTACGGCTGGCGGCGTCTGAGGCCATGGCCCCACTTCTGGCTCGCCACCCCGCTGCCGTTCGCCGCGCTGCTCGGGGCCTTCGGCATCATCGGCGCGAACGCGTGGATGAACACCCCGCAGGGCTTCCGGCTCGACTCCCAGGGCAGGCCGACCGACGTCGACATCCGTTCGGCCGTGTTCACCCCGATGTTCGGCCCCCAGTACTGGCACTTCGTCGTCGCGATGTTCCTGACGGCGGGCTATGTGGTGGCCGGCGTGTACGCGGTCGGGTGGCTGCGGGGGCGCCGGGACCGGTACCACCGGCTCGGGTTCTGCGTGCCGTTCACCGTCGCGGCGATCCTCACCCCGGTGCAGTTCTTCCTCGGCGACAACATCACCCGGCAGGTCTACCAGAAGCAGCCGGTGAAGTTCGCCGCCGCGGAGCTGGTCTGGAAGACGGACACCCACGTCCCCGAGTACCTCTTCGGCCGGTTGCACCCCGACGGCAGCGTCACCGGGGGCATCAAGGTCCCGCAGCTGGACTCGATCCTGGCGGGCGGAAGCCCCGGCACCAAGGTCAACGGGCTGACGTCCGTGCCCGCGGCGGACCGCCCCACCCCCACCCAGGCCACCATCGTGCACTGGACGTTCGACATCATGGCCGGCATCGGCAGCGTGCTGATCCTCCTCGCGCTCTGGTACGGCTGGTGCTGGTTCCGCCGCCGCGACCTGCCCCGCTCCGTCTGGTTCTTCCGCTGCGCGGCACTCGCGGGCGTGGCCAGCGTCGTGACCGTCGAGTGCGGATGGATCACCACCGAGGTGGGCCGCCAGCCCTGGATCGTCTACCAGCACATGCGGGTCTCGGACGCGGTGACGTCCACCCCCGCCACCTCCCTGTGGATCATGTTCGGGATCGTGGTGGTCGTCTACGTGCTCATGTTCGGCGCGTTCCTCGGAGTCGTCCTGCGGATGAGCCGGCGGTGGCGGGTCGCGGGCACGGAGCCGGACGGCGGGGACGGGCACGACCCGGAACTCGACACGCCGTACGGGCCCCGCCGGGAGACGGTCGAGGCCACCGGGGGCGCCGGTCCACCGGAGTCCCGCTCCGAGCCGGGAGACACCCGATGA
- a CDS encoding SDR family oxidoreductase — protein MTSGVDSGRQLAALPLLRGQKALVTGANSGIGLATAIALGRAGADVVVNYVSGQDAAEDVVRQIQAFGVRAFAHEADVSDEGQVVGMFARMLEEFGTIDLLVANAGLQRDAPVTEMTMAQWRKVIDVNLTGQFLCAREAAKEFLRRGVVPDVSRSAGKIVCMSSVHQLIPWSGHLNYAASKGGVLMLMQTLAQELGPQGIRVNAVAPGAIKTPINRSAWDTPEAEQELLRLIPYRRVGEPEDIATAVTVLASDLMDYVVGTTLFVDGGMTLFPGFATGG, from the coding sequence GTGACCTCAGGTGTGGACAGCGGTCGGCAGCTGGCGGCGTTGCCGCTCCTGCGGGGCCAGAAGGCCCTGGTGACCGGGGCGAACTCCGGCATCGGACTGGCCACCGCGATCGCGCTGGGCCGCGCGGGCGCCGACGTGGTCGTCAACTACGTGTCCGGACAGGACGCGGCCGAGGACGTCGTCCGGCAGATCCAGGCCTTCGGCGTACGGGCCTTCGCGCACGAGGCGGACGTCTCCGACGAGGGCCAGGTCGTCGGCATGTTCGCGCGCATGCTGGAGGAGTTCGGCACCATCGACCTCCTCGTCGCCAACGCCGGACTGCAACGGGACGCCCCGGTCACGGAGATGACCATGGCGCAGTGGCGCAAGGTCATCGACGTGAACCTCACCGGCCAGTTCCTGTGCGCCAGGGAGGCCGCCAAGGAGTTCCTGCGGCGCGGTGTCGTGCCGGACGTCTCCCGCTCCGCCGGGAAGATCGTATGCATGAGCTCGGTGCACCAGCTCATCCCGTGGTCCGGCCACCTGAACTACGCCGCCTCCAAGGGCGGTGTCCTGATGCTGATGCAGACCCTCGCCCAGGAACTCGGCCCCCAGGGCATCCGCGTCAACGCGGTCGCGCCCGGCGCCATCAAGACCCCGATCAACCGCAGCGCCTGGGACACCCCCGAGGCCGAGCAGGAACTCCTCCGGCTGATCCCCTACCGGCGGGTCGGTGAGCCCGAGGACATCGCCACGGCGGTGACGGTACTGGCCTCCGACCTCATGGACTACGTCGTCGGCACCACCCTGTTCGTGGACGGCGGGATGACGCTCTTCCCCGGCTTCGCCACCGGCGGCTGA